The following coding sequences are from one Solea solea chromosome 11, fSolSol10.1, whole genome shotgun sequence window:
- the LOC131469047 gene encoding CD9 antigen-like, whose product MGKVEGGMKCVKYLLFIFNFIFWLMGSFVLAVGLWLRFDPETVSLLSGDKAPDTFFIGVYILIGAGSLVMLVGFFGCCGAVRESQCLLASFFACLLIIFGAEVAAGVFGFLNKDKIIEDVQNFYTRTYNENSNSTVIISYQKVLKCCGTSSNPCPDPKPDTKDCETGIKEFFNNKLYIIGYVGIGIAGVMIIGMIFSMVLCCAIRNSREVI is encoded by the exons ATGGGGAAGGTGGAAGGAGGaatgaaatgtgtcaaataCCTGTTGTTCATCTTCAACTTCATATTCTGG TTGATGGGTTCCTTTGTTCTGGCTGTGGGGCTGTGGCTGCGCTTTGACCCTGAAACTGTCTCTCTGCTCAGTGGTGATAAGGCACCGGACACCTTCTTCATCG GGGTGTATATACTGATTGGTGCAGGCAGCCTGGTGATGTTGGTTGGGTTTTTCGGCTGCTGTGGAGCTGTGCGGGAATCGCAGTGCCTCCTGGCATCA TTCTTTGCCTGTTTGTTGATCATCTTTGGAGCTGAGGTGGCAGCAGGAGTGTTTGGATTCTTAAACAAAGACAAG ATTATTGAAGATGTTCAGAACTTCTATACAAGAACTTACAATGAGAACAGCAACAGCACCGTGATCATCTCATATCAGAAAGTA CTGAAATGTTGTGGAACCTCATCAAACCCCTGCCCTGATCCCAAACCAGACACCAAG GACTGTGAGACGGGCATCAAGGAGTTCTTCAACAATAAACTCTACATCATTGGGTACGTGGGCATCGGCATCGCTGGAGTCATG ATCATCGGGATGATCTTCAGCATGGTTCTCTGTTGTGCTATTCGCAACAGCAGGGAGGTCATATAA
- the LOC131468092 gene encoding nerve growth factor-like: MRSSPLVLLLLIGVQAALNMGGGLARGAGAANHKAGQQTAANHRAGQQQKSEHHSSQEHHRTSHHRTKKHHRAASHTQDRSLAAKHSTSPDPSIPMVDPKLFSKRHYRSSPRVVFSEVPPSHDALEGEDYDNEGLRGVRVRRRAGSHTMHRGEYSVCDSINTWVGNMTQATDIAGNEVTVLPNVTINNVVKKQFFYETTCRYPTHRGSGNAHGGRPGGRGSKQGTKPGNSGCLGIDNRHWNSYCTNTHIFVSALTIFKERTAWRFIRINAACVCVLSRKSWGGRLGH; the protein is encoded by the coding sequence ATGAGGTCGTCACCACTGGTCCTGCTCCTCCTGATTGGCGTCCAGGCTGCACTGAACATGGGAGGTGGATTGGCCCGCGGTGCCGGGGCTGCCAACCACAAAGCCGGACAGCAGACGGCAGCTAATCACAGAGCAGGACAGCAGCAGAAATCTGAACACCATTCTTCACAGGAGCATCACAGGACCAGCCACCACAGGACCAAGAAGCACCATCGAGCAGCCTCACACACCCAGGACAGAAGCCTAGCCGCCAAGCACTCGACATCTCCTGACCCCTCCATCCCGATGGTGGACCCCAAGCTATTCTCCAAGAGACATTACCGCTCCTCACCACGCGTTGTCTTCAGCGAGGTTCCCCCGTCACATGATGCCCTAGAAGGTGAGGACTATGACAACGAAGGGCTAAGGGGGGTAAGGGTAAGACGTAGAGCAGGATCGCACACCATGCACCGAGGGGAGTACTCAGTATGTGACAGCATAAATACCTGGGTGGGCAACATGACACAAGCCACAGACATAGCTGGAAACGAGGTGACAGTACTGCCCAACGTTACAATCAACAATGTGGTGAAGAAACAGTTTTTCTACGAGACCACCTGCCGATATCCAACGCACAGAGGCTCCGGAAATGCACATGGAGGACGGCCGGGGGGGCGGGGCAGCAAACAGGGCACCAAACCCGGCAACTCAGGCTGTCTTGGCATTGATAATCGCCACTGGAACTCCTACTGCACCAACACGCACATATTCGTAAGTGCCCTGACCATCTTCAAGGAACGGACAGCCTGGCGTTTCATCCGCATCaatgcagcatgtgtgtgtgtcctcagtcgGAAGTCTTGGGGGGGACGATTGGGACACTGA
- the LOC131468624 gene encoding mitochondrial glutamate carrier 1-like, with protein MAQQQPMSLPAKLINGGVAGMVGVTCVFPIDLAKTRLQNQRSGQQLYKSMLDCLIKTVKSEGYFGMYRGAAVNLTLVTPEKAIKLAANDFFRHRLSKDGGRLTVFREMLAGCCAGMCQVTITTPMEMLKIQLQDAGRLAQQRVMPSVVTTLKLGGASAVLSRSYNTTPSPQVMRVSATQITRELLRTKGVTGLYKGLGATLLRDMPFSIVYFPLFAHLHQLGQHSREDPSVPFYWSFMSGCMAGCVAAVTVSPCDVIKTRLQSLKKGANEETYNGVVDCVRKILKKEGPGAFLKGASCRALVIAPLFGIAQVVYFVGVGEYLLGYTPYNIYST; from the exons ATGGCCCAGCAACAGCCGATGAG CCTTCCAGCCAAACTGATCAATGGAGGAGTGGCAGGTATGGTTGGAGTCACCTGCGTGTTTCCGATTGACCTGGCAAAGACACGCTTGCAGAACCAGCGCAGCGGGCAGCAGCTTTACAAGAGCAT GTTGGATTGCTTAATAAAGACAGTTAAATCTGAAGGCTACTTTGGCATGTATAGAG GTGCTGCAGTGAACCTCACCCTGGTCACCCCAGAGAAGGCGATTAAGCTTGCTGCTAATGACTTCTTCCGCCACCGGCTGAGCAAAGACGG TGGCAGATTGACGGTGTTCAGAGAGATGTTGGCAGGATGCTGTGCAGGAATGTGCCAGGTCACTATCACCACACCAATGGAGATGCTAAAAATCCAGCTGCAGGATGCTGGCAGGCTGG CCCAGCAGAGGGTGATGCCAAGCGTGGTAACAACTCTGAAGTTGGGCGGCGCGAGTGCCGTCCTCAGCCGCTCTTACAACACCACCCCTTCACCTCAAGTCATGAGAGTGTCGGCCACACAGATCACCAGAGAACTGCTGAGGACTAAAGGTGTCACAGGACTGTACAAGGGACTTGGGGCCACATTATTAAG GGACATGCCGTTCTCCATAGTCTACTTCCCACTTTTTGCACATCTCCACCAGCTAGGTCAGCATTCCCGTGAAGATCCATCTGTGCCCTTCTATTGGTCCTTCATGTCTGGCTGCATGGCTGGATGCGTTGCTGCCGTGACTGTCAGCCCCTGTGACG TGATCAAGACAAGGCTACAATCCCTAAAGAAAGGAGCTAATGAGGAAACCTACAATGGAGTGGTGGACTGTGTCAG AAAAATCCTGAAGAAGGAGGGGCCCGGAGCGTTCCTCAAAGGTGCCAGTTGCCGGGCCCTGGTCATTGCGCCGCTCTTCGGCATTGCCCAGGTTGTGTACTTTGTTGGCGTTGGAGAGTACCTGCTGGGGTACACCCCCTACAACATCTACTCTACTTAA